A single window of Archangium gephyra DNA harbors:
- a CDS encoding class I SAM-dependent methyltransferase has translation MFHPKGPSFLELVRQGLSSVERGYDLLAPKFDYTPFRTPDDVLKASVEQAGPPGSVASALDVCCGTGAAMRPLRALCRERVVGVDLSQGMLDEARRRLADAPGSAALEWVQGDALELPWREEFELVTSFGAFGHIPEEDEPRLVEAIHRVLKPGGRFLFVTGEEPSRLRPGYWMAKAFNAAMRVRNAVWDPPFVMYYLTFLLPRARALLEARGFRVEVRRDALPEKYARYGLCVVLATRQ, from the coding sequence ATGTTCCATCCGAAAGGACCGAGCTTCCTGGAGCTGGTGCGGCAGGGCCTCAGCTCGGTGGAGCGGGGGTATGACTTGCTGGCGCCGAAGTTCGACTACACGCCCTTCCGCACGCCGGATGACGTGCTGAAGGCGAGCGTGGAGCAGGCGGGGCCGCCGGGGAGCGTGGCGAGCGCGCTGGACGTGTGCTGCGGCACGGGGGCGGCGATGCGCCCCCTGAGGGCGCTGTGCCGCGAGCGGGTGGTGGGGGTGGACCTGAGCCAGGGCATGCTGGACGAGGCGCGCCGGAGGCTCGCGGACGCACCGGGGAGCGCGGCGCTGGAGTGGGTACAGGGGGATGCGTTGGAATTGCCGTGGCGCGAGGAGTTCGAGCTCGTGACGAGCTTCGGCGCTTTCGGTCACATTCCCGAGGAGGACGAGCCACGGCTGGTGGAGGCCATCCACCGGGTTTTGAAACCGGGAGGCCGCTTCCTCTTCGTGACGGGGGAGGAGCCCTCGCGGCTGAGGCCGGGCTACTGGATGGCGAAGGCCTTCAACGCGGCGATGCGGGTGCGCAACGCGGTGTGGGACCCGCCCTTCGTCATGTATTACCTGACGTTCCTGCTGCCGCGCGCGCGGGCGCTGCTGGAGGCGCGAGGCTTCCGCGTGGAGGTGCGGCGGGACGCGCTGCCAGAGAAGTACGCGCGCTACGGGTTGTGCGTGGTGCTCGCTACCCGGCAGTGA
- a CDS encoding cytochrome P450 produces MPEARTLGEAPGPRGHWFWGNIQERRHDPLQLFLRAHQEYGEFVRLRMGPTISLISVTSPELIKHVLVDHADRYGKPSSLVRDAWPVLGNGLFTSSGDFWKRQRRLMQPSFHKERLATLAGSMVDATRQMLARWRARPSPSEPLDVAAEMMHLTLGIVGRALFSTDVSGNASRVGQALTVALAETNRRILSLGLYAPDFLPTARNRAFRQALGTLDSVIFDIIARRRAGETQGDDLLATLMAAQDADTGERMTDAQLRDEATTLFLAGHETTANALAWLWHLLAQNPEVETRARAEVQRVLGGRTPTAQDIPQLRYLTQVFEEAMRLYPPAWIMARQPVKEDVLAGVQIPASPRVIVVTPPYAIHRNPRLWPEPERFDPERFSPEQTAQRPRMAYLPFGGGQRLCIGNNFALMEATLIIAEVLQHFRLRAVPGHTVEPEPLVTLRPKGGLPMFVEPLHASA; encoded by the coding sequence ATGCCGGAAGCACGCACGCTGGGAGAGGCCCCGGGACCCCGGGGCCATTGGTTCTGGGGCAACATCCAGGAGCGGCGTCACGATCCGCTCCAGCTCTTCCTGCGCGCCCACCAGGAGTATGGCGAGTTCGTCCGGCTGCGCATGGGGCCCACCATCAGCCTCATCTCCGTCACCAGCCCCGAGCTCATCAAACACGTCCTCGTCGACCACGCGGACCGGTACGGCAAGCCCTCCAGCCTCGTGCGCGATGCGTGGCCCGTGCTCGGCAATGGCCTCTTCACCAGCTCGGGCGATTTCTGGAAGCGCCAGCGCCGCCTCATGCAGCCCTCCTTCCACAAGGAGCGCCTCGCCACGCTCGCCGGCTCCATGGTGGACGCCACCCGGCAGATGCTCGCCCGCTGGCGCGCCCGCCCCTCGCCTTCCGAGCCCCTCGATGTCGCCGCCGAGATGATGCACCTCACCCTGGGCATCGTCGGCCGCGCCCTCTTCTCCACCGACGTCAGCGGCAACGCCAGTCGCGTCGGCCAGGCGCTCACCGTCGCCCTCGCCGAGACGAACCGCCGCATCCTCTCGCTCGGCCTCTATGCCCCGGACTTCCTCCCCACCGCGCGCAACCGCGCCTTCCGCCAGGCGCTCGGGACCCTCGACTCCGTCATCTTCGACATCATCGCCCGCCGCCGCGCCGGCGAGACGCAGGGCGATGACCTCCTCGCCACCCTCATGGCCGCCCAGGACGCCGACACCGGCGAGCGCATGACGGACGCCCAGCTGCGCGACGAGGCCACCACGCTCTTCCTCGCCGGCCATGAGACCACCGCCAACGCGCTCGCCTGGCTGTGGCACCTGCTCGCCCAGAATCCCGAGGTGGAGACCCGCGCCCGCGCCGAGGTCCAACGGGTGCTCGGCGGCCGCACGCCCACGGCCCAGGACATCCCCCAGCTGCGCTACCTCACCCAGGTCTTCGAGGAGGCCATGCGCCTGTACCCACCGGCGTGGATCATGGCCCGCCAGCCGGTGAAGGAGGACGTGCTCGCCGGGGTGCAGATACCCGCCAGCCCGCGCGTCATCGTCGTCACGCCGCCCTACGCCATCCACCGCAATCCGCGGCTGTGGCCGGAGCCGGAGCGCTTCGATCCGGAGCGCTTCTCGCCCGAGCAGACCGCCCAGCGCCCGCGCATGGCGTACCTGCCCTTCGGCGGCGGCCAGCGGCTGTGTATCGGCAACAACTTCGCGCTCATGGAGGCCACGCTCATCATCGCCGAGGTGCTGCAACACTTCCGGCTGCGCGCCGTGCCCGGCCACACCGTGGAGCCCGAGCCGCTCGTCACGCTGCGGCCCAAGGGCGGCCTGCCCATGTTCGTCGAGCCCCTGCACGCGAGCGCCTGA
- a CDS encoding M16 family metallopeptidase, with product MKKALITAAVLALGLPAFAQQQQEAKPLVPGREALAIPYEKYTLPNGLEVLLAQDKKLPVVAVNVWYHVGAYNEQPGRTGFAHLFEHMMFQGSKHVPDDVHIAMLEQLGANDLNGTTNFDRTNYFETVPTNHLATALWLESDRMGFLLDALDEKKLRTQQEVVKNERRQGVETRPYGLAQEKLWKALFPAPHPYHGKVIGSMEDLDAANVEDVKGFFRTWYAPSNATLAVVGDFDPQEARALIEKYFGTLPGGPKPEKPKVAPVKLTGEKVIRHDEQVGTLPQVTMAWLTPPYFTGEDATADVLANALGTGKSSRLYKRLVLEKGLAQSVSATQQSLGAQSVFFIEATARPGVSSDALAKELDAVLEEVRRGGMTQQELDRARTRFETQMLAGLQSVGGFGGKADALQSYNHYTGDPGYLDEDLERYDSVTADRVRDFARDYLKPDARVVLHAVPAQKGPISAAKETH from the coding sequence ATGAAGAAAGCGCTCATCACCGCCGCCGTCCTCGCCCTGGGCCTACCGGCCTTCGCCCAGCAGCAGCAAGAGGCGAAGCCCCTGGTCCCCGGGCGCGAGGCCCTGGCCATCCCCTACGAGAAGTACACGCTGCCCAATGGCCTGGAAGTCCTCCTGGCCCAGGACAAGAAGCTGCCCGTGGTGGCCGTGAATGTCTGGTACCACGTGGGCGCCTACAACGAGCAGCCCGGCCGCACCGGCTTCGCGCACCTCTTCGAGCACATGATGTTCCAGGGCTCCAAGCACGTGCCCGATGACGTGCACATCGCCATGCTCGAGCAGCTCGGTGCCAATGATCTCAACGGCACGACGAACTTCGACCGGACGAACTACTTCGAGACGGTGCCCACCAACCACCTGGCCACGGCGCTGTGGCTGGAGAGTGACCGGATGGGCTTCCTGCTGGACGCGCTCGACGAGAAGAAGCTGCGCACCCAGCAGGAGGTGGTGAAGAACGAGCGGCGCCAGGGCGTGGAGACGCGCCCGTACGGCCTCGCGCAGGAGAAGCTCTGGAAGGCGCTCTTCCCCGCGCCGCACCCGTACCACGGCAAGGTCATCGGCTCGATGGAGGACCTGGACGCGGCCAACGTGGAGGACGTGAAGGGCTTCTTCCGCACGTGGTACGCGCCGTCCAACGCCACGCTCGCGGTGGTGGGAGACTTCGATCCCCAGGAGGCCCGCGCCCTCATCGAGAAGTACTTCGGCACGCTGCCGGGCGGCCCCAAGCCGGAGAAGCCGAAGGTAGCCCCGGTGAAGCTCACCGGCGAGAAGGTCATCCGCCACGACGAGCAGGTGGGCACGCTGCCGCAGGTGACGATGGCGTGGCTCACCCCGCCGTACTTCACCGGGGAGGACGCCACCGCGGACGTGCTGGCCAACGCGCTGGGCACCGGCAAGTCCAGCCGCCTCTACAAGCGCCTGGTGCTGGAGAAGGGCCTGGCGCAGAGCGTGAGCGCCACCCAGCAGAGCCTCGGGGCGCAGTCCGTCTTCTTCATCGAGGCGACGGCCCGGCCCGGCGTGTCCAGTGACGCGCTGGCCAAGGAGCTCGACGCCGTGCTGGAGGAGGTGCGGCGCGGAGGCATGACGCAGCAGGAGCTGGACCGGGCGCGCACGCGCTTCGAGACGCAGATGTTGGCGGGGCTCCAGTCGGTGGGCGGCTTCGGCGGCAAGGCGGACGCGCTGCAGAGCTACAACCACTACACGGGAGACCCGGGCTACCTCGACGAGGACCTGGAGCGCTACGACTCGGTGACGGCGGACCGGGTGCGCGACTTCGCCCGCGACTACCTCAAGCCCGATGCCCGCGTGGTGCTGCACGCCGTGCCCGCGCAGAAGGGCCCCATCTCGGCCGCGAAGGAGACCCACTGA
- a CDS encoding sensor histidine kinase translates to MSTVFAASILLLYPLDLLMLGQPSLATLAVRAAWCVEMLLYTWMLMNLEDRWLPLMLRLHTGLMSSLFMGIVYFTGGTGSPYMTLVPSMPLLISLIRPGDTKPAIVCGVTCALWTLGIVWRAEGPVLSALAWAGMVGASTFFGVYGSSQFRKTQAAEEEARVERERRESMETLTKAERHRAQSEKLATVGRLAASVMHEINNPLAFVGSNLEYLRTEVLAQPLPEELRREFQEVFDETRTGMERIRQIVADLKGFSRMDAEEPSECALADVVSDAARLAGVRLKHVAKLTVEIPAELPEVFATRRRLAQVLLNLLVNAGDALEEAKVQGGEVRVTGVVQGDKVTLLVEDNGPGFPAEVLPRLFESFFTTKGPEKGTGLGLSLSREMVERFGGRLTAENRPEGGARLRLELPVHKPRSVPETENPSPSGRGTG, encoded by the coding sequence ATGAGCACGGTATTCGCGGCCTCCATCCTCCTGCTCTACCCGCTGGATCTGCTCATGCTGGGGCAGCCGAGCCTCGCGACGCTGGCGGTGCGGGCCGCCTGGTGCGTGGAGATGCTCCTCTACACGTGGATGTTGATGAACCTGGAGGATCGCTGGCTGCCGTTGATGCTGCGCCTCCACACCGGCCTCATGAGCAGCTTGTTCATGGGCATCGTCTATTTCACGGGGGGGACGGGCAGTCCGTACATGACGCTGGTGCCCTCGATGCCGCTGTTGATTTCACTCATCCGGCCCGGGGACACGAAGCCGGCCATCGTCTGCGGGGTGACGTGCGCGCTGTGGACGCTGGGCATCGTGTGGCGGGCGGAAGGCCCGGTGCTGAGCGCGCTGGCGTGGGCGGGGATGGTGGGGGCGTCGACGTTCTTCGGGGTGTATGGCTCGTCGCAGTTCCGCAAGACGCAGGCGGCGGAGGAAGAAGCGCGGGTGGAGCGCGAGCGCCGCGAGTCGATGGAGACGCTGACGAAGGCCGAGCGCCACCGGGCGCAGTCGGAGAAGCTGGCGACGGTGGGGCGGCTGGCGGCCAGCGTGATGCATGAGATCAACAACCCGCTGGCCTTCGTGGGCTCCAACCTGGAGTACCTGCGCACGGAGGTGCTGGCGCAGCCCCTGCCCGAGGAGCTGCGGCGGGAGTTCCAGGAAGTCTTCGACGAGACGCGCACGGGGATGGAGCGCATCCGTCAAATCGTCGCGGACCTGAAGGGCTTCTCGCGGATGGACGCGGAGGAGCCGAGCGAGTGCGCGCTGGCGGACGTGGTGTCGGACGCGGCGAGGCTGGCGGGAGTGCGGCTCAAGCACGTGGCGAAGCTGACGGTGGAGATACCGGCGGAGCTGCCGGAGGTGTTCGCGACGAGGCGGAGGCTGGCGCAGGTGCTGTTGAACCTGCTGGTGAACGCGGGGGACGCGCTGGAGGAGGCGAAGGTGCAGGGAGGGGAGGTGAGGGTGACGGGGGTGGTGCAGGGGGACAAGGTGACGTTGCTGGTGGAGGACAACGGACCGGGCTTCCCCGCGGAGGTGCTGCCGAGGCTCTTCGAGTCCTTCTTCACGACGAAGGGGCCGGAGAAGGGGACGGGGCTGGGGCTGAGCCTGTCGCGGGAGATGGTGGAGCGGTTTGGAGGAAGACTGACGGCGGAGAACCGGCCGGAGGGAGGCGCGAGGCTGCGGCTGGAGCTCCCGGTGCACAAACCCAGGAGCGTCCCTGAAACGGAGAACCCCTCTCCCTCCGGGAGAGGGACGGGGTGA